From the genome of Vulpes lagopus strain Blue_001 chromosome 2, ASM1834538v1, whole genome shotgun sequence, one region includes:
- the LOC121480194 gene encoding L-lactate dehydrogenase B chain-like, which translates to MATLKEKLIAPVAEEEAAIPNNKITVVGVGQVGMACAISILGKSLADELALVDVLEDKLKGEMMGLQHGSLFLQTPKIVADKDYSVTANSKIVVVTAGVRQQEGESRLNLVQRNVNVFKFIIPQIVKYSPDCIIIVVSNPVDILTYVTWKLSGLPKHRVIGSGCNLDSARFRYLMAEKLGIHPSSCHGWILGEHGDSSVAVWSGVNVAGVFLQELNPEMGTDNNSENWKEVHKMVVESAYEVIKLKGYTNWAIGLSVADLIESMLKNLSRIHPVSTMVKGMYGIENEVFLSLPCILNARGLTSVINQKLKDDEVAQLKKSADTLWDIQKDLKYL; encoded by the coding sequence ATGGCAACTCTTAAGGAAAAACTGATTGCACCAGTTGCAGAAGAAGAGGCTGCAATCCCAAACAATAAGATCACTGTAGTGGGTGTTGGACAAGTTGGTATGGCATGTGCCATCAGCATTCTGGGAAAGTCTCTGGCTGATGAACTTGCCCTTGTGGATGTTTTAGAAGATAAACTCAAAGGAGAAATGATGGGTCTACAGCATGGGAGCTTATTTCTACAGACACCTAAAATTGTGGCAGATAAAGATTACTCTGTGACTGCCAATTCTAAGATTGTGGTGGTGACTGCAGGAGTCcgccagcaggagggagagagccgCCTCAATCTGGTGCAAAGGAATGTTAATGTCTTCAAATTCATTATTCCTCAGATAGTCAAGTACAGTCCTGATTGTATCATAATTGTGGTTTCCAACCCAGTGGATATTCTTACATATGTTACCTGGAAACTAAGTGGACTACCCAAGCACCGTGTGATTGGAAGTGGGTGTAATCTGGATTCTGCTAGATTTCGCTATCTTATGGCTGAAAAACTTGGCATTCATCCCAGCAGCTGCCATGGATGGATTTTGGGAGAACATGGCGACTCAAGTGTGGCTGTGTGGAGTGGAGTGAATGTGGCAGGTGTTTTTCTTCAGGAACTGAATCCAGAAATGGGAACAGACAACAACAGTGAAAATTGGAAGGAAGTGCATAAGATGGTGGTTGAAAGTGCCTATGAAGTCATCAAGCTAAAAGGATATACCAACTGGGCTATTGGATTAAGTGTGGCTGATCTCATTGAATCCATGTTGAAAAATCTCTCCAGGATTCATCCAGTGTCAACAATGGTGAAGGGCATGTATGGTATTGAGAACGAAGTCTTCCTGAGTCTTCCGTGTATCCTGAACGCTCGGGGCTTAACCAGTGTGATCAATCAGAAGCTGAAGGATGATGAGGTTGCCCAGCTCAAGAAAAGTGCAGATACCTTGTGGGATATCCAGAAAGACCTAAAATATCTGTGA